In Anas platyrhynchos isolate ZD024472 breed Pekin duck chromosome 22, IASCAAS_PekinDuck_T2T, whole genome shotgun sequence, the following proteins share a genomic window:
- the SZRD1 gene encoding SUZ RNA-binding domain-containing isoform X5, with translation MSASKLPCHRATRHLPPAEIDRRLEKKLKITQKERKSKSPPKVPIVIQDDSLPSGPPPQIRILKRPATNGVLSNPNSATRPAFPVKSLAQREAEYAEARKRILGSASPEEEQEKPILDRPTRISQPEDTRQPNNVIRQPLGPDGSQGFKQRR, from the exons ATGAGCGCCTCGAAGCTGCCCTGTCACCGTGCCACACGGCATCTTCCACCGGCT GAAATAGACAGACGGttggaaaagaagctgaagatcACACAGAAGGAAAG aAAATCAAAATCTCCTCCTAAAGTGCCGATCGTGATTCAGGACGACAGCCTTCCTTCGGGTCCTCCCCCACAGATCCGGATCTTAAAGCGGCCGGCGACAAACGGCGTGCTCAGCAACCCCAACTCGGCCACCAGGCCCGCGTTCCCCGTGAAGTCCTTGGCACAAAGGGAGGCAGAGTACGCCGAAGCCAGGAAACGAATACTGGGCAGCGCGAGCCCCGAGGAAGAGCAGGAGAAACCCATTCTAGATAG GCCGACGAGGATCTCCCAGCCGGAAGACACCAGACAGCCCAATAATGTGATTAGGCAGCCACTGGGTCCTGACGGTTCACAAGGCTTCAAACAGCGCAGATAA
- the SZRD1 gene encoding SUZ RNA-binding domain-containing isoform X1 — protein sequence MQEGSWMLPAGSPQILERSRFGAAAGRKGTLCCCLWPQEVTRQPHGPARGSALSRLALCFKQEIDRRLEKKLKITQKESRKSKSPPKVPIVIQDDSLPSGPPPQIRILKRPATNGVLSNPNSATRPAFPVKSLAQREAEYAEARKRILGSASPEEEQEKPILDRPTRISQPEDTRQPNNVIRQPLGPDGSQGFKQRR from the exons ATGCAAGAGGGGAGCTGGAtgctgcctgctggcagcccGCAGATTTTAGAAAGGTCACGCTTCGGAGCTGCGGCTGGCAGGAAGGGgaccctctgctgctgcttgtggccGCAGGAAGTTACCAGgcagccccatggacccgcgcGGGGCTCGGCCCTGTCCCGCCTGGCGCTTTGCTTCAAGCAG GAAATAGACAGACGGttggaaaagaagctgaagatcACACAGAAGGAAAG tagaAAATCAAAATCTCCTCCTAAAGTGCCGATCGTGATTCAGGACGACAGCCTTCCTTCGGGTCCTCCCCCACAGATCCGGATCTTAAAGCGGCCGGCGACAAACGGCGTGCTCAGCAACCCCAACTCGGCCACCAGGCCCGCGTTCCCCGTGAAGTCCTTGGCACAAAGGGAGGCAGAGTACGCCGAAGCCAGGAAACGAATACTGGGCAGCGCGAGCCCCGAGGAAGAGCAGGAGAAACCCATTCTAGATAG GCCGACGAGGATCTCCCAGCCGGAAGACACCAGACAGCCCAATAATGTGATTAGGCAGCCACTGGGTCCTGACGGTTCACAAGGCTTCAAACAGCGCAGATAA
- the SZRD1 gene encoding SUZ RNA-binding domain-containing isoform X2 has translation MQEGSWMLPAGSPQILERSRFGAAAGRKGTLCCCLWPQEVTRQPHGPARGSALSRLALCFKQEIDRRLEKKLKITQKERKSKSPPKVPIVIQDDSLPSGPPPQIRILKRPATNGVLSNPNSATRPAFPVKSLAQREAEYAEARKRILGSASPEEEQEKPILDRPTRISQPEDTRQPNNVIRQPLGPDGSQGFKQRR, from the exons ATGCAAGAGGGGAGCTGGAtgctgcctgctggcagcccGCAGATTTTAGAAAGGTCACGCTTCGGAGCTGCGGCTGGCAGGAAGGGgaccctctgctgctgcttgtggccGCAGGAAGTTACCAGgcagccccatggacccgcgcGGGGCTCGGCCCTGTCCCGCCTGGCGCTTTGCTTCAAGCAG GAAATAGACAGACGGttggaaaagaagctgaagatcACACAGAAGGAAAG aAAATCAAAATCTCCTCCTAAAGTGCCGATCGTGATTCAGGACGACAGCCTTCCTTCGGGTCCTCCCCCACAGATCCGGATCTTAAAGCGGCCGGCGACAAACGGCGTGCTCAGCAACCCCAACTCGGCCACCAGGCCCGCGTTCCCCGTGAAGTCCTTGGCACAAAGGGAGGCAGAGTACGCCGAAGCCAGGAAACGAATACTGGGCAGCGCGAGCCCCGAGGAAGAGCAGGAGAAACCCATTCTAGATAG GCCGACGAGGATCTCCCAGCCGGAAGACACCAGACAGCCCAATAATGTGATTAGGCAGCCACTGGGTCCTGACGGTTCACAAGGCTTCAAACAGCGCAGATAA
- the SZRD1 gene encoding SUZ RNA-binding domain-containing isoform X3 gives MSASKLPCHRATRHLPPAEIDRRLEKKLKITQKESRKSKSPPKVPIVIQDDSLPSGPPPQIRILKRPATNGVLSNPNSATRPAFPVKSLAQREAEYAEARKRILGSASPEEEQEKPILDRPTRISQPEDTRQPNNVIRQPLGPDGSQGFKQRR, from the exons ATGAGCGCCTCGAAGCTGCCCTGTCACCGTGCCACACGGCATCTTCCACCGGCT GAAATAGACAGACGGttggaaaagaagctgaagatcACACAGAAGGAAAG tagaAAATCAAAATCTCCTCCTAAAGTGCCGATCGTGATTCAGGACGACAGCCTTCCTTCGGGTCCTCCCCCACAGATCCGGATCTTAAAGCGGCCGGCGACAAACGGCGTGCTCAGCAACCCCAACTCGGCCACCAGGCCCGCGTTCCCCGTGAAGTCCTTGGCACAAAGGGAGGCAGAGTACGCCGAAGCCAGGAAACGAATACTGGGCAGCGCGAGCCCCGAGGAAGAGCAGGAGAAACCCATTCTAGATAG GCCGACGAGGATCTCCCAGCCGGAAGACACCAGACAGCCCAATAATGTGATTAGGCAGCCACTGGGTCCTGACGGTTCACAAGGCTTCAAACAGCGCAGATAA
- the SZRD1 gene encoding SUZ RNA-binding domain-containing isoform X6 has protein sequence MEDEEVAESWEEAADSGEIDRRLEKKLKITQKERKSKSPPKVPIVIQDDSLPSGPPPQIRILKRPATNGVLSNPNSATRPAFPVKSLAQREAEYAEARKRILGSASPEEEQEKPILDRPTRISQPEDTRQPNNVIRQPLGPDGSQGFKQRR, from the exons ATGGAGGACGAGGAGGTGGCCGAGAGCTGGGAGGAGGCGGCCGACAGCGGG GAAATAGACAGACGGttggaaaagaagctgaagatcACACAGAAGGAAAG aAAATCAAAATCTCCTCCTAAAGTGCCGATCGTGATTCAGGACGACAGCCTTCCTTCGGGTCCTCCCCCACAGATCCGGATCTTAAAGCGGCCGGCGACAAACGGCGTGCTCAGCAACCCCAACTCGGCCACCAGGCCCGCGTTCCCCGTGAAGTCCTTGGCACAAAGGGAGGCAGAGTACGCCGAAGCCAGGAAACGAATACTGGGCAGCGCGAGCCCCGAGGAAGAGCAGGAGAAACCCATTCTAGATAG GCCGACGAGGATCTCCCAGCCGGAAGACACCAGACAGCCCAATAATGTGATTAGGCAGCCACTGGGTCCTGACGGTTCACAAGGCTTCAAACAGCGCAGATAA
- the SZRD1 gene encoding SUZ RNA-binding domain-containing isoform X4, whose product MEDEEVAESWEEAADSGEIDRRLEKKLKITQKESRKSKSPPKVPIVIQDDSLPSGPPPQIRILKRPATNGVLSNPNSATRPAFPVKSLAQREAEYAEARKRILGSASPEEEQEKPILDRPTRISQPEDTRQPNNVIRQPLGPDGSQGFKQRR is encoded by the exons ATGGAGGACGAGGAGGTGGCCGAGAGCTGGGAGGAGGCGGCCGACAGCGGG GAAATAGACAGACGGttggaaaagaagctgaagatcACACAGAAGGAAAG tagaAAATCAAAATCTCCTCCTAAAGTGCCGATCGTGATTCAGGACGACAGCCTTCCTTCGGGTCCTCCCCCACAGATCCGGATCTTAAAGCGGCCGGCGACAAACGGCGTGCTCAGCAACCCCAACTCGGCCACCAGGCCCGCGTTCCCCGTGAAGTCCTTGGCACAAAGGGAGGCAGAGTACGCCGAAGCCAGGAAACGAATACTGGGCAGCGCGAGCCCCGAGGAAGAGCAGGAGAAACCCATTCTAGATAG GCCGACGAGGATCTCCCAGCCGGAAGACACCAGACAGCCCAATAATGTGATTAGGCAGCCACTGGGTCCTGACGGTTCACAAGGCTTCAAACAGCGCAGATAA